In the Sediminibacter sp. Hel_I_10 genome, one interval contains:
- the queG gene encoding tRNA epoxyqueuosine(34) reductase QueG — translation MIENKSKYSQLIKSEAKRLGFLSCGISQAQFLEEEAPRLEKWLKNNAHGEMHYMENHFDKRLDPTKLVEGSKSVISLLLNYFPQETQNQNTFKLSKYAYGTDYHFVIKDKLKSLLNVIQEEIGEVHGRAFVDSAPVLDKAWAAKSGLGWIGKHSNLLTQQVGSFYFIAELIIDLELEYDHAVTDHCGTCTKCIDACPTQAITEPYVVDGSKCISYFTIELKENIPSEFKGQFDDWMFGCDICQDVCPWNRFSKPHSEPLFNPHPEVLSMTKKDWEEITKDTFNKVFQKSAVKRTKFEGLKRNIQFLKD, via the coding sequence TTGATAGAAAACAAATCTAAATACAGCCAACTTATAAAATCTGAAGCCAAACGTCTCGGATTTTTATCCTGTGGTATTAGTCAAGCGCAATTTTTAGAAGAGGAAGCTCCAAGGCTTGAAAAATGGCTTAAGAACAATGCCCATGGCGAGATGCATTACATGGAGAACCATTTTGACAAGCGTCTGGATCCCACAAAACTTGTTGAAGGTTCAAAATCCGTCATCTCATTATTGTTGAATTACTTTCCGCAAGAAACTCAAAACCAAAACACCTTTAAGCTCTCAAAATATGCTTACGGAACCGATTATCATTTTGTAATCAAGGACAAACTAAAGTCACTTTTAAATGTCATTCAAGAAGAAATAGGAGAGGTGCATGGTCGTGCATTTGTAGATTCTGCACCAGTGCTAGATAAGGCTTGGGCAGCAAAATCAGGTTTAGGTTGGATTGGCAAACACAGTAATTTATTGACGCAACAAGTGGGGTCCTTTTATTTTATTGCAGAATTAATTATCGATCTGGAACTGGAATATGATCATGCGGTGACCGATCATTGTGGCACTTGCACCAAATGCATTGATGCCTGCCCAACGCAAGCCATTACAGAGCCCTATGTAGTAGATGGCAGCAAGTGTATTTCTTATTTTACAATTGAATTGAAGGAGAATATTCCCAGTGAATTTAAAGGTCAATTTGACGATTGGATGTTTGGCTGTGACATTTGCCAGGATGTTTGTCCTTGGAACCGATTTTCTAAACCACACAGTGAACCGCTTTTTAATCCGCACCCAGAAGTACTTTCCATGACTAAAAAAGATTGGGAAGAGATTACAAAAGACACCTTTAATAAAGTGTTTCAAAAATCTGCAGTGAAACGTACCAAATTTGAGGGCTTGAAGCGTAATATTCAATTTTTGAAGGATTAG
- a CDS encoding cytochrome P450, translating into MTNNSSIPSVPLRRFLKHSLEILKNPLPFHHQNFKAQGDTFRLKIGFTSEVFFSRDAAFAEYVLQKNQRNYTKSKIQTEDLVKYVGRGLLTSEGEHWKKQRKLIQPAFHKKKLENLLGSIQSAIVSEYQNIETNKTFDVFPLFNDLAFQTVVKSLFSSAANPEQINRLQFITESAQKMLVRELRQPYLGWWFKLSGTIKTYTDLTQEARQILKSIVNDRRISEEKYDDLLDMLLEARYEDGNFMDEEQLIDEILILFTAGHETTSNALTFTCQLLALHPEWQEKIYAETLEFGDQPDLMSVVTNSKVCQQVLEEAMRLYPPAYFIDRVNLEPDEFNGMVLDKGANLLFSVYEIHRHPELWVQPEQFKPERFEEGSRQFSSHYFPFGAGPRKCIGNNFAMFEMIIAITDLIKTYKIQAQFEAIGITPLITLKPKNAHLRFEKRKR; encoded by the coding sequence ATGACGAACAACAGTAGCATACCTTCAGTACCATTAAGACGTTTTTTAAAACATTCGTTGGAAATTTTAAAAAATCCACTACCGTTTCATCATCAAAATTTTAAAGCGCAGGGCGATACTTTCAGATTGAAAATTGGATTTACTTCCGAAGTGTTTTTCTCTAGAGATGCAGCCTTTGCAGAATATGTGCTTCAAAAAAATCAGAGAAATTATACCAAGTCTAAAATTCAAACTGAAGATTTGGTCAAATATGTGGGTCGCGGTTTATTGACTTCTGAAGGCGAGCACTGGAAAAAGCAGCGAAAACTCATTCAGCCTGCATTTCATAAAAAGAAATTAGAAAACTTATTGGGAAGCATTCAATCAGCGATTGTTTCAGAATATCAAAACATAGAGACTAATAAAACTTTTGATGTCTTTCCACTATTTAATGATTTGGCTTTTCAAACCGTAGTAAAATCTTTATTTAGTAGTGCTGCCAATCCAGAACAAATCAATCGGTTACAATTTATAACAGAGTCTGCTCAAAAAATGCTAGTTCGAGAGTTAAGACAACCTTATTTGGGCTGGTGGTTTAAGCTAAGCGGAACCATCAAAACCTACACAGATTTAACTCAAGAGGCTAGGCAAATTCTTAAGAGCATTGTGAATGATCGTCGCATTTCAGAAGAAAAGTATGATGATTTATTAGATATGTTATTGGAGGCAAGGTATGAGGACGGCAACTTTATGGATGAGGAGCAGCTTATAGATGAGATTCTTATTTTGTTTACAGCAGGTCACGAAACTACTTCTAATGCCTTGACCTTTACTTGCCAATTGTTGGCCTTGCACCCAGAATGGCAGGAGAAGATTTATGCGGAAACTTTAGAATTTGGAGATCAGCCCGATTTGATGTCGGTGGTGACCAATTCAAAAGTTTGCCAACAGGTTTTGGAGGAAGCCATGCGCTTATATCCTCCCGCTTATTTTATAGACCGTGTGAATCTGGAACCTGACGAATTTAATGGAATGGTCTTAGACAAAGGCGCCAATTTATTATTCTCTGTTTACGAAATTCACCGTCACCCAGAATTGTGGGTGCAGCCAGAACAATTTAAACCAGAACGTTTTGAGGAAGGGAGCCGACAATTTTCTTCGCATTATTTTCCTTTTGGTGCGGGACCGAGAAAGTGCATTGGCAATAATTTCGCAATGTTTGAAATGATTATTGCTATTACAGATCTTATAAAAACCTATAAAATACAAGCACAATTTGAGGCGATTGGGATCACGCCACTAATTACCTTAAAGCCTAAAAATGCGCATCTCAGATTTGAAAAACGAAAGCGTTGA
- the ruvB gene encoding Holliday junction branch migration DNA helicase RuvB yields MNENLDPTDDNFTPEELDVEKKLRPLSFDDFTGQDQVLENLQIFVAAANGRDEALDHTLFHGPPGLGKTTLAHILASELNVGIKVTSGPVLDKPGDLAGLLTNLDDRDVLFIDEIHRLSPIVEEYLYSAMEDFKIDIMIESGPNARTVQINLNPFTLVGATTRSGLLTSPMRARFGIQSRLQYYNTELLTTILQRSASILNVPISMEAAVEIAGRSRGTPRIANALLRRVRDFAQIKGNGSIDIKIAKFALEALNVDAHGLDDMDNKILLTIIEKFKGGPVGLTTVATAVSESSETIEEVYEPFLIQQGFIMRTPRGREVTEKAYHHLGKIKGPTQGGLF; encoded by the coding sequence ATGAACGAAAACCTAGACCCTACAGACGATAATTTTACTCCAGAGGAGCTGGATGTTGAAAAGAAGTTAAGACCCTTGTCCTTTGATGATTTTACAGGTCAGGATCAAGTGCTGGAAAATCTTCAGATATTTGTGGCTGCCGCAAATGGTAGAGATGAGGCTTTAGATCACACCTTGTTTCATGGACCTCCTGGCTTAGGTAAAACCACCTTAGCGCATATTTTAGCCAGTGAATTAAACGTTGGTATTAAGGTCACCTCTGGACCGGTTTTAGACAAGCCAGGAGATTTGGCTGGCTTATTGACCAATCTTGATGATCGGGATGTGCTTTTTATTGATGAAATTCATCGTTTGAGCCCTATTGTAGAAGAATATCTGTATTCTGCAATGGAAGATTTCAAGATTGATATCATGATAGAGTCTGGGCCAAACGCCAGGACCGTACAAATCAATCTCAATCCATTTACCTTAGTTGGTGCAACAACACGTTCGGGATTATTAACTTCACCAATGCGTGCGCGTTTTGGGATTCAAAGCCGACTACAATATTACAATACCGAGTTACTTACCACCATCTTACAACGTAGTGCCTCAATCTTAAATGTGCCCATTTCTATGGAAGCAGCCGTTGAGATCGCAGGTAGAAGTAGAGGAACACCAAGAATTGCGAATGCTCTACTGCGTAGGGTGCGTGATTTTGCTCAAATAAAGGGCAATGGCAGCATTGACATTAAGATTGCAAAGTTTGCCTTAGAAGCGCTTAATGTAGATGCTCACGGCTTGGATGATATGGATAATAAGATCTTGTTAACCATCATTGAAAAGTTTAAAGGAGGTCCTGTTGGTCTTACTACTGTAGCAACTGCAGTGAGTGAAAGTTCAGAAACCATTGAAGAAGTTTATGAACCCTTTTTAATTCAACAAGGATTTATCATGAGAACGCCGCGAGGTCGCGAGGTTACAGAAAAAGCTTATCATCATTTAGGTAAGATTAAAGGCCCCACTCAAGGCGGACTTTTTTAA
- a CDS encoding cbb3-type cytochrome c oxidase subunit I, translating to MSAHAVTHEHDDHGHHHKETFVTKYIFSQDHKMIAKQYLITGIIMGVIGILMSLMMRMQIAWPEKPNVIFEALLGRWAPGGVMDADIYLALVTIHGTIMVFFVLTAGLSGTFSNLLIPLQIGARDMASGFLNMVSYWLFFTSAVIMIISLFVEAGPAAAGWTIYPPLSALPMAQGGSGMGMTLWLVSMAIFIASSLLGSLNYIVTVINLRTRGMSMTRLPLTIWAFFVTAIIGVISFPVLLSAALLLIMDRSFGTSFFLSDIFIQGEVLHYQGGSPVLFEHLFWFLGHPEVYIVLLPALGITSEVIATNSRKPIFGYRAMVMSILAIAFLSTIVWGHHMFISGMNPFLGSVFTFTTLLIAIPSAVKAFNYITTLWKGNLQMNPAMLFSIGLVSTFITGGLTGIILGDSALDINVHDTYFVVAHFHLVMGISALYGLFAGVYHWFPKMFGRMMNKNMGYLHFWVTAVCAYGVFFPMHFIGMAGLPRRYYTNSNFPLFDDTTNAQAVITIFALVGGVFQLVFLYNFFASIFFGKKAVQNPWRSNTLEWTTPVEHIHGNWPGAIPFVHRWAYDYSKPGHDEDFVPQNIPLKEGEEELQH from the coding sequence ATGTCAGCACACGCAGTTACTCACGAACACGACGATCACGGGCATCATCACAAGGAGACCTTTGTAACCAAATACATCTTTAGTCAAGACCATAAGATGATTGCTAAGCAATATCTTATTACTGGTATTATTATGGGTGTTATTGGGATTCTAATGTCTTTGATGATGCGTATGCAAATTGCATGGCCAGAAAAGCCAAATGTAATTTTTGAAGCACTATTAGGTAGATGGGCACCGGGAGGTGTTATGGATGCCGACATTTATTTAGCATTAGTAACTATTCATGGTACCATCATGGTATTCTTTGTACTAACAGCTGGTTTGAGTGGAACGTTTAGTAATCTATTGATTCCATTGCAAATTGGTGCTAGAGATATGGCGTCAGGATTTTTGAACATGGTGTCATACTGGTTATTTTTCACCTCTGCAGTGATCATGATCATTTCACTATTTGTTGAAGCAGGACCCGCGGCTGCTGGGTGGACTATTTATCCGCCGTTGAGTGCACTTCCAATGGCACAAGGAGGCTCTGGTATGGGGATGACGTTATGGTTAGTATCTATGGCCATATTTATTGCGTCCTCACTTTTAGGATCTCTTAACTACATTGTAACCGTTATTAATTTAAGAACTAGAGGGATGTCTATGACAAGACTACCTTTAACCATCTGGGCATTTTTTGTAACTGCCATTATCGGTGTCATATCGTTTCCAGTACTATTATCTGCAGCGTTGTTGCTTATAATGGACAGAAGTTTTGGAACCTCTTTCTTCTTATCTGATATTTTCATTCAGGGAGAAGTATTACATTATCAAGGTGGTTCGCCAGTATTATTTGAGCACTTGTTTTGGTTCTTAGGTCACCCAGAGGTATATATCGTTTTATTACCAGCATTGGGGATTACTTCAGAAGTTATTGCAACCAACTCACGTAAGCCTATTTTTGGTTATCGTGCGATGGTAATGTCTATTTTAGCCATTGCGTTCTTATCAACTATTGTTTGGGGTCACCACATGTTTATCTCGGGAATGAATCCATTTTTAGGGTCTGTATTTACATTTACAACCTTATTGATTGCAATCCCTTCCGCAGTAAAAGCATTTAACTATATTACCACGCTCTGGAAAGGAAACCTTCAAATGAACCCTGCCATGTTATTTTCTATTGGTTTGGTTTCTACTTTTATTACAGGTGGTCTTACAGGAATTATTTTAGGGGATAGTGCCTTAGATATTAATGTTCATGATACCTACTTTGTTGTAGCGCATTTCCACTTGGTTATGGGAATTTCTGCACTTTACGGTCTATTCGCAGGGGTTTACCATTGGTTCCCTAAAATGTTTGGGCGAATGATGAACAAGAACATGGGTTATTTACACTTTTGGGTAACAGCAGTCTGTGCTTACGGCGTATTTTTCCCAATGCACTTTATAGGTATGGCGGGATTACCAAGACGTTATTACACGAACTCTAATTTCCCATTATTTGATGACACAACTAACGCACAAGCGGTTATTACCATATTTGCGCTTGTAGGAGGTGTCTTCCAATTGGTGTTTTTATACAATTTCTTTGCGAGCATTTTCTTCGGAAAAAAAGCAGTTCAAAACCCATGGAGATCCAATACTTTGGAGTGGACTACACCAGTAGAGCACATTCATGGTAACTGGCCTGGAGCAATTCCTTTCGTACACCGTTGGGCTTATGATTATAGTAAGCCAGGACATGATGAGGATTTTGTACCACAGAATATACCTTTAAAAGAGGGTGAAGAAGAATTACAGCATTAA
- a CDS encoding cytochrome c oxidase subunit II → MTGFLTLIIVLFVAVAIWQMVKIFDLSQVGTPDDGAIATDKDNRINGYLMMGFLVFIYAITILSFYYLGDLPLVSNSASEHGPGIDNLMIISMIVIFIVQIFTQFLLHYFAFKYKGEKGRKALFYADNNTLEAIWTFIPVIVLAGLIIYGLFTWTSIMNVDESEDPMVIELYAQQFNWKARYSGDDNVLGLANVRLIDIDKANILGLDEADPNAQDDIITTELHLPVGKPVLFKMRSQDVLHSAYMPHFRAQMNCVPGMITQFGFTPAVTTEEMRQNPDMIEKVANINAIRKENSEEILAKGQEVYYEFDYLLLCNKICGKSHYNMQMKIIVETQEEYDAWIKEQKTFAKSVVQAE, encoded by the coding sequence ATGACTGGTTTTTTAACACTTATAATAGTACTTTTCGTAGCAGTTGCCATTTGGCAAATGGTTAAGATATTTGATTTGTCTCAAGTAGGCACACCAGATGATGGCGCTATAGCTACAGATAAAGACAATAGAATCAATGGTTACTTAATGATGGGCTTTTTAGTTTTCATTTATGCCATTACCATATTGAGTTTTTACTATCTAGGAGATTTACCTTTAGTATCTAACTCGGCTTCTGAGCACGGTCCTGGAATTGATAATTTGATGATCATCTCTATGATTGTTATCTTTATAGTGCAAATTTTTACGCAATTCTTGCTTCACTATTTTGCTTTTAAATACAAAGGTGAAAAAGGAAGAAAAGCGTTGTTTTATGCTGATAATAATACCTTAGAGGCGATCTGGACGTTTATTCCTGTAATTGTTTTGGCTGGATTGATCATCTATGGTCTGTTTACTTGGACGAGCATTATGAACGTTGATGAAAGCGAAGATCCTATGGTGATTGAGTTATACGCGCAACAATTTAACTGGAAAGCAAGATACTCTGGAGATGATAATGTGTTAGGTTTAGCCAACGTAAGATTGATTGACATTGATAAAGCCAACATCTTAGGTTTAGATGAAGCTGATCCTAATGCTCAAGATGATATCATCACCACAGAATTACACTTGCCTGTTGGTAAGCCTGTGCTTTTCAAAATGCGTTCTCAAGATGTATTGCACTCGGCATATATGCCACACTTTAGAGCACAGATGAACTGTGTACCGGGAATGATCACTCAATTTGGCTTTACTCCTGCAGTAACTACCGAAGAGATGCGTCAAAATCCTGATATGATAGAGAAAGTGGCTAATATCAACGCTATCAGAAAAGAAAACAGTGAAGAGATTTTGGCTAAGGGCCAAGAGGTGTACTACGAGTTTGATTATTTGTTACTTTGTAATAAGATTTGTGGAAAATCACACTACAACATGCAAATGAAGATTATTGTAGAGACCCAAGAAGAATATGATGCATGGATTAAGGAGCAAAAGACTTTTGCTAAATCCGTAGTTCAAGCAGAATAA